The following proteins come from a genomic window of Coffea arabica cultivar ET-39 chromosome 11c, Coffea Arabica ET-39 HiFi, whole genome shotgun sequence:
- the LOC113715939 gene encoding uncharacterized protein: MEQLGQESAAAHSWLDEKDPKTWCRAHFRCGLDCDILVNNMCEFFNAVVLKTRSLPIISMLQTIYLYPLKRMERNREAMSKHEGLLFPATFEILKYQISCPFGEQYIVDMAAKTYSCRKWQLRGIPCSHAVAAINRRHEAPEKHVSNTYLKITYLQIYELVLNPINGPNLWEHIDLPAIKPPTYKRSTGRPKKMTKKASEEERRDSCVNPTKPHKVRKVGTMMSYSRCKKYGHNKRGCLDKNKQTTEGTTTSSVKENSDIRDTGPSMQPSTKEACPSDVTVDILGVSTQQSL, encoded by the exons ATGGAACAGTTGGGGCAAGAATCTGCAGCTGCGCATTCTTGGCTTGATGAAAAAGATCCCAAAACTTGGTGTAGAGCCCATTTCAGATGTGGATTGGATTGTgatattttggtgaataacatgTGTGAGTTCTTTAATGCAGTAGTTTTAAAGACCAGGTCACTACCAATCATATCCATGCTGCAGACCATTTATTTGTACCCGCTGAAAAGGATGGAGAGGAACAGGGAAGCAATGTCCAAGCACGAAG GTCTCCTTTTTCCAGCAACATTTGAGATACTCAAGTATCAGATAAGCTGTCCATTTGGGGAACAGTACATTGTTGACATGGCTGCCAAAACCTATTCATGTAGAAAGTGGCAATTAAGGGGAATACCATGTAGCCATGCTGTAGCTGCCATCAACAGGAGACATGAAGCACCAGAGAAGCATGTTTCCAACACCTACTTGAAGATCACATATCTACAAATTTATGAACTTGTACTTAATCCAATCAATGGTCCTAATTTGTGGGAGCACATAGACCTTCCAGCAATAAAGCCTCCGACTTACAAAAGATCTACTGGAAGGCCAAAGAAGATGACAAAAAAGGCTTCAGAAGAAGAAAGACGGGACAGCTGTGTCAATCCAACTAAACCTCACAAGGTTAGAAAGGTTGGCACCATGATGAGCTACAGCCGCTGTAAAAAATACGGACATAACAAAAGAGGATGTCtggataaaaataagcaaaCCACTGAGGGTACAACTACAAGTTCAGTAAAGGAGAACAGTGATATTAGAGATACAGGTCCATCTATGCAGCCAAGTACTAAAGAGGCTTGTCCAAGTGATGTGACCGTTGACATACTTGGAGTAAGTACGCAACAGagtctgtga
- the LOC140016491 gene encoding uncharacterized protein, whose translation MTSKLAIRLFVDEVRKTPSMTVQELMTRVTEELNVDFSLKQGYMTMKKVRDMIEGSHEKQYALLEDFYGELRRANPGSTVFVETDTDEDGIVRFKMLYMCLEPLKRGFLKGCRHWIGLDECFLKDTYGGQLLTAVGMDGDNKMFPLALSVVRVENYDNWSWFLGLLVQDLEISDSSNWCVMTDKQKGLVQAVRDKMPQAEHRCCVQHLYTNFKQIHRGLALRERL comes from the exons ATGACATCAAAACTAGCCATCAGGTTGTTTGTAGATGAGGTGAGAAAAACACCATCCATGACAGTCCAAGAGCTCATGACTAGGGTGACTGAAGAATTAAATGTAGATTTCAGTCTTAAACAAGGCTATATGACAATGAAAAAAGTAAGAGACATGATTGAAGGCAGTCATGAAAAACAGTATGCATTGTTAGAGGACTTCTATGGTGAATTGAGGAGAGCAAATCCTGGATCGACAGTGTTCGTTGAGACTGATACGGATGAGGATGGGATTGTCAGATTCAAAATGCTTTACATGTGCTTAGAGCCATTGAAGAGAGGGTTTCTAAAGGGCTGTAGGCATTGGATTGGGTTGGATGAGTGCTTCTTAAAGGATACATATGGTGGACAACTACTTACAGCCGTGGGCATGGATGGGGATAACAAAATgtttccacttgctttgtcaGTTGTTAGAGTGGAAAATTATGACAATTGGAGTTGGTTTTTGGGATTGCTTGTACAAGatttggaaatttcagattctaGTAATTGGTGTGTCATGACTGACAAGCAAAAG GGACTAGTTCAGGCAGTTAGAGACAAAATGCCACAGGCTGAGCACAGGTGTTGTGTGCAACATCTATACACCAATTTCAAACAGATTCATAGAGGCCTGGCCTTAAGAGAAAGACTTTGA